NNNNNNNNNNNNNNNNNNNNNNNNNNNNNNNNNNNNNNNNNNNNNNNNNNNNNNNNNNNNNNNNNNNNNNNNNNNNNNNNNNNNNNNNNNNNNNNNNNNNNNNNNNNNNNNNNNNNNNNNNNNNNNNNNNNNNNNNNNNNNNNNNNNNNNNNNNNNNNNNNNNNNNNNNNNNNNNNNNNNNNNNNNNNNNNNNNNNNNNNNNNNNNNNNNNNNNNNNNNNNNNNNNNNNNNNNNNNNNNNNNNNNNNNNNNNNNNNNNNNNNNNNNNNNNNNNNNNNNNNNNNNNNNNNNNNNNNNNNNNNNNNNNNNNNNNNNNNNNNNNNNNNNNNNNNNNNNNNNNNNNNNNNNNNNNNNNNNNNNNNNNNNNNNNNNNNNNNNNNNNNNNNNNNNNNNNNNNNNNNNNNNNNNNNNNNNNNNNNNNNNNNNNNNNNNNNNNNNNNNNNNNNNNNNNNNNNNNNNNNNNNNNNNNNNNNNNNNNNNNNNNNNNNNNNNNNNNNNNNNNNNNNNNNNNNNNNNNNNNNNNNNNNNNNNNNNNNNNNNNNNNNNNNNNNNNNNNNNNNNNNNNNNNNNNNNNNNNNNNNNNNNNNNNNNNNNNNNNNNNNNNNNNNNNNNNNNNNNNNNNNNNNNNNNNNNNNNNNNNNNNNNNNNNNNNNNNNNNNNNNNNNNNNNNNNNNNNNNNNNNNNNNNNNNNNNNNNNNNNNNNNNNNNNNNNNNNNNNNNNNNNNNNNNNNNNNNNNNNNNNNNNNNNNNNNNNNNNNNNNNNNNNNNNNNNNNNNNNNNNNNNNNNNNNNNNNNNNNNNNNNNNNNNNNNNNNNNNNNNNNNNNNNNNNNNNNNNNNNNNNNNNNNNNNNNNNNNNNNNNNNNNNNNNNNNNNNNNNNNNNNNNNNNNNNNNNNNNNNNNNNNNNNNNNNNNNNNNNNNNNNNNNNNNNNNNNNNNNNNNNNNNNNNNNNNNNNNNNNNNNNNNNNNNNNNNNNNNNNNNNNNNNNNNNNNNNNNNNNNNNNNNNNNNNNNNNNNNNNNNNNNNNNNNNNNNNNNNNNNNNNNNNNNNNNNNNNNNNNNNNNNNNNNNNNNNNNNNNNNNNNNNNNNNNNNNNNNNNNNNNNNNNNNNNNNNNNNNNNNNNNNNNNNNNNNNNNNNNNNNNNNNNNNNNNNNNNNNNNNNNNNNNNNNNNNNNNNNNNNNNNNNNNNNNNNNNNNNNNNNNNNNNNNNNNNNNNNNNNNNNNNNNNNNNNNNNNNNNNNNNNNNNNNNNNNNNNNNNNNNNNNNNNNNNNNNNNNNNNNNNNNNNNNNNNNNNNNNNNNNNNNNNNNNNNNNNNNNNNNNNNNNNNNNNNNNNNNNNNNNNNNNNNNNNNNNNNNNNNNNNNNNNNNNNNNNNNNNNNNNNNNNNNNNNNNNNNNNNNNNNNNNNNNNNNNNNNNNNNNNNNNNNNNNNNNNNNNNNNNNNNNNNNNNNNNNNNNNNNNNNNNNNNNNNNNNNNNNNNNNNNNNNNNNNNNNNNNNNNNNNNNNNNNNNNNNNNNNNNNNNNNNNNNNNNNNNNNNNNNNNNNNNNNNNNNNNNNNNNNNNNNNNNNNNNNNNNNNNNNNNNNNNNNNNNNNNNNNNNNNNNNNNNNNNNNNNNNNNNNNNNNNNNNNNNNNNNNNNNNNNNNNNNNNNNNNNNNNNNNNNNNNNNNNNNNNNNNNNNNNNNNNNNNNNNNNNNNNNNNNNNNNNNNNNNNNNNNNNNNNNNNNNNNNNNNNNNNNNNNNNNNNNNNNNNNNNNNNNNNNNNNNNNNNNNNNNNNNNNNNNNNNNNNNNNNNNNNNNNNNNNNNNNNNNNNNNNNNNNNNNNNNNNNNNNNNNNNNNNNNNNNNNNNNNNNNNNNNNNNNNNNNNNNNNNNNNNNNNNNNNNNNNNNNNNNNNNNNNNNNNNNNNNNNNNNNNNNNNNNNNNNNNNNNNNNNNNNNNNNNNNNNNNNNNNNNNNNNNNNNNNNNNNNNNNNNNNNNNNNNNNNNNNNNNNNNNNNNNNNNNNNNNNNNNNNNNNNNNNNNNNNNNNNNNNNNNNNNNNNNNNNNNNNNNNNNNNNNNNNNNNNNNNNNNNNNNNNNNNNNNNNNNNNNNNNNNNNNNNNNNNNNNNNNNNNNNNNNNNNNNNNNNNNNNNNNNNNNNNNNNNNNNNNNNNNNNNNNNNNNNNNNNNNNNNNNNNNNNNNNNNNNNNNNNNNNNNNNNNNNNNNNNNNNNNNNNNNNNNNNNNNNNNNNNNNNNNNNNNNNNNNNNNNNNNNNNNNNNNNNNNNNNNNNNNNNNNNNNNNNNNNNNNNNNNNNNNNNNNNNNNNNNNNNNNNNNNNNNNNNNNNNNNNNNNNNNNNNNNNNNNNNNNNNNNNNNNNNNNNNNNNNNNNNNNNNNNNNNNNNNNNNNNNNNNNNNNNNNNNNNNNNNNNNNNNNNNNNNNNNNNNNNNNNNNNNNNNNNNNNNNNNNNNNNNNNNNNNNNNNNNNNNNNNNNNNNNNNNNNNNNNNNNNNNNNNNNNNNNNNNNNNNNNNNNNNNNNNNNNNNNNNNNNNNNNNNNNNNNNNNNNNNNNNNNNNNNNNNNNNNNNNNNNNNNNNNNNNNNNNNNNNNNNNNNNNNNNNNNNNNNNNNNNNNNNNNNNNNNNNNNNNNNNNNNNNNNNNNNNNNNNNNNNNNNNNNNNNNNNNNNNNNNNNNNNNNNNNNNNNNNNNNNNNNNNNNNNNNNNNNNNNNNNNNNNNNNNNNNNNNNNNNNNNNNNNNNNNNNNNNNNNNNNNNNNNNNNNNNNNNNNNNNNNNNNNNNNNNNNNNNNNNNNNNNNNNNNNNNNNNNNNNNNNNNNNNNNNNNNNNNNNNNNNNNNNNNNNNNNNNNNNNNNNNNNNNNNNNNNNNNNNNNNNNNNNNNNNNNNNNNNNNNNNNNNNNNNNNNNNNNNNNNNNNNNNNNNNNNNNNNNNNNNNNNNNNNNNNNNNNNNNNNNNNNNNNNNNNNNNNNNNNNNNNNNNNNNNNNNNNNNNNNNNNNNNNNNNNNNNNNNNNNNNNNNNNNNNNNNNNNNNNNNNNNNNNNNNNNNNNNNNNNNNNNNNNNNNNNNNNNNNNNNNNNNNNNNNNNNNNNNNNNNNNNNNNNNNNNNNNNNNNNNNNNNNNNNNNNNNNNNNNNNNNNNNNNNNNNNNNNNNNNNNNNNNNNNNNNNNNNNNNNNNNNNNNNNNNNNNNNNNNNNNNNNNNNNNNNNNNNNNNNNNNNNNNNNNNNNNNNNNNNNNNNNNNNNNNNNNNNNNNNNNNNgaagaagaagaagaagaagaagaagaagaagaagaagaagaagaagaagaagaagaagaagaagaagaagaagaaggtggtagaggtggaggaggaggaggaagaagaggaggaggagaaggagaaggagaagaaaacctGAAGTTCCCATGCTTTGAGGATGAAAACAAGCCTGGAGAAGCTCTCAGGCTTCTTGAGTGCCCAGCACTCCTCTGGAATAACTGAGGCCATTGAGTAGTAAGTAGCATCTGAAGGCTGCAAGTTGGCTCTGACCAGCAAGGCCAGACCCCTGATCTGGACCCCAGCCTGCACCCATCCCCACCTCCTGGGGCGGAGCTGCTGGGCATAGATAAAGTCCAGTGAGCAAAGGGCACTTGTTGGGTGTCCAGGCCAAGCTCCTGCTCCAAGGACAGCAGCGGAGGAAAGCGGAGGCCACAGGGAACCAGGTACAGTATCTGCTCTGTCCTGCTCTGCGTGCTGGGGAGATCGGCCGGGCTTGGGGGGACATGATCTGGGGGGACGATCTTTCAGGGTTCGCAAACTCTCCCCAATTTCAGGGTCCATGGGTCCCGCTGGGGTGAACACCCGGGACCCCAGATTTCCAGCTCCAGGGGCCTTAGAGCCTTAGAGACCCCTCAtttatcagagaaagaaaatgaggccccACGGTCACGAGTAgggctgagatttgaatccaggggtTCGGATTCTAAATCCATACCTTTTTCACCCAAATCTGGAAAGACTGAAGATATATTGGTCTTCTGGGAAAAGGGGGGGGGtgagaagtcaagaaaatctgggGTAAAATAAGTGATATTAAGCCTATTTTTGTatggaaaaaaatcagtattACCGATCTGTACACAAGAGAATATTTAGTGTTGGGGCAGAGGGGGGGACCGTGCTGCCAGAGTCCCCCTACCCATCTGGAGATCCCAGGACCCCACCCCCGGGAGCCCTGAAACCCAATTTGGTCCATGTTCCTGTGGGGGTGGGAATGAGGGGCAGGCGTGTACGTGAGGCATGTACTGCCTCCTGACCTTGGGTTATATGGGGCTGGGAGATAAGGATTCTGGGGTCCATTACTGCCTCAAGCCTGGCTACAAGGCCCTGGTCACCAAGGATGTCAGGACTGGAAGGGAAATGGAGCCTAAACACCACCCTGACCCCCACCCGCCACCCCTCCTCACAGAAGAGGCCCAGAGGAGAGAGAATAGCCCAAAGTCATTCAGGCAGGgaggattagaacccagggcATGGCTGGTATTCCTATTTGGTAATCTCCTCACCAGCACTGGAGGGCCTTTGGGCCTGCAGTCTTGGAAGGGGGCCGGGGTGTCCAGACCTAGGCCTGGGGTTGGAATTCTTTATCATGGAACCTGGAGCCCTAAAGGAccttggggtggggatgggagccAGGGAGGGGCCTAGGAGGAGGCCTGGGGCTTCTTTTCTGTTTGTCAGACTCCTGGGGGAGGTGGGGACGGAGGAAGCTGGGGACAGTCTGAACAAAGTCCTTTGTGGAGGAGGCAGCAGCGGCAGGAGGCCTTCCCCCGCCAAGGACACAGGATGACACAGCAGCTCAGGGGGAGGATGGGCTGGGCTGGCCTGGGTCAGAAGAGCCCCAGGCCTGCATCTCGCCTCTCACACCACTGAGCTAGGCCTTGTGGGAGGGGGAGGCCTCCCttcttccagcctcagtttcccccttgaTGCTATGAGGCCACCCCTTGAAGTGGCCAGTTCTCGATGAGCCCATCCTCCCTTTTCCGAGGCCAGGGTTCCCTTTCGAAGGAGCCTCCTCTCGACTGCCCCATCAGTCTCCACTGACTGAGCCAAAATCCACGGGGAACTCAGGGTCCTGAGGGGAGCAGGAGGAGGCAGCCGAGCGTGAGCCTGGGGGCCGGGAAAGATGCCGGTGGCATCAAAAGAAactgggaagaggagaagaggagagggttgGGGAGAAAGAGAGCGGAGTTCTGTTTGGGATGTAAAAAACTTTTCCTTActctactgtgtattggctccaaggcagaagagccataagggttaggccatgggggtgaagtgacttgcccagggtcacacagctgggaagtgtctgaggccagatttgaacccaggacctcctgactctccatccactgagccacctccgtGCCCCCACCTGGGGAAGATCTAAATCAAAATGTCTCTGGGTGTTGTGGGAATGAAGCTCAGGACAGAGTCTGGGGCTGGAGGCATAGATCCGGGAATTATCTCTGGTTGCTGGGGAGGTCACTAAAAAACAAGAGAGGGAGACTAGGGGGCCCAGAACAGAGCTGCCTGTGGTTAGTGAAGACCCAGCAAAGGAGCCTGAGAAGGAGCAGCCAAACAGGgagaaggaaaaccaagagagaatgagctccaaaaacccagagaggagagagcatCAGGAGGAAAGGGTGATGATGGCCAGAGAggagcaaaaaaagaaatgaggaggggcagctgggtggctcagtggacagaggaccaggcctagagcccagaggtcctgggttcaattctggcctcagacacttcctaactgtgtgaccctgggcaagtcacttgacccccattgcccacccttactactcttctgccttggaaccaatacacagtattgactccaagatggaaggtgaaggcaaaaaaaaaaaaaaaaaaaaaaaaagacaaagtaggactttaaaataataacagggggcagctgggtagctcagtggattgagagtcagacctagagacgggaggtcctgggttcaaatctggcctcagacacttcccagctgtgtgaccctgggcaagtcacttgacccccattgcccacccttacttaccactcttcttcttctgccttggagccaatacacagaagttaagggtttaaaaaaatatataaaaaataataataatagctaccatttacatAGAGTTTACACATTATCCCATTTGCCTACTCTGAGAGATAGATGTGATCATtaacccatttcacagatgagaaaagacTGGGACTGAGAAAGATGGTGTGATTTGTACAGAGTCAGTCCGAGTGttggaggtgggatttaaactcgGGCCTTGATCGCTGCAAGTTTAGTGCTCTGCCCACCAGGCTGCCTGGCCGCTTCCTCATCTAAGCAGAGAAGGCCCCCAATATTCCAAACAGATAAAGGGAGAGAAACCTGGGCCTGCCTGGGAGGGGCTGCCGTTCTCCTGCCGGTGACAGCCTGTGGCCTTGgaagttaaagaaaaattatttgaggagggagaaaaagaccaAGTGATGGCCTCCGGCCTGCGACAAATCCCTCATCTGCTCTGCATGCCTTGGTTTCCTCGTTTGCCAAATGGGGACAAGGCTGACATCTCCTTCCCGGAGTCCCTGTGAGGGTGGAACGAGAGAATGTGTGTAAAGGCCGCTATAACTACCAGGGAAGGCTGCGACCTCCGGCCTGGAGCTTCACAAATCCTCCCTGTTCCGGCCTCCACATCCTGCCCACGATGGCCTATTTCAGCCTCTTCCACCTCGGGGCTTGGCTGGTTCATCTTGTGCCAAGCCAGCCTGACTCAGCCGCTGCCTCCTCCGCTGCCCAGGCGGACGGGCACGTGCCAGCctgctttccctttcttcctcgtccttcctctctcttgtccttctcttctcctccaatttatttttttaaggcctGCCCGTACGGAATAGAGGCTTGTCCTCGTGCGACATGCTTTTTCCTTCTGGCCGTGGGTGGAAATGCTGCCCGGACCTGACGTTGGCGAAGTTCTGAATAAAGATAAATGAATGGCTGGTGGTGGAGAGCTGGGACAAAACTGTGAGGGAGAATCCCCGGCTCAGAGGCAAGAGGGCCAACGGGCCTTAGCCACCTCCAGGCGCaaacccccttgttttacagaggaggatacTGAGGCTAGAGAAGGGGAGGGCCTTGTAAGGAGTAGATTTGGTCCTAGAATGGGGCCTCAGACTCCAGCGCCAGCCCAGCTTCTATTTCTATCCAAGGGCCCCCACAacatctgagcctcagtttccccatctgcatgAAGAGAGGCCTGGACAACAGATACCTCCTCCATTCAAATCAACAACCCTACGATCCAGCCCCCTGTCTCTACTCAGGTGGCCGGATCCTGGAGGTCCCTGGAGCTCAGAGTGAGAGGCAGGAGGGCCAGGATCCTGCCAGGTTCTGAGGAAGATCCCTCTGActgctgaatggaggatggagggGGACGGGAAGGCCAAATGGTAACTCCTCTGGCTGCCTgacctcttcttccctctccagacttccatattattatattatacaaatagcatatatatatatatataaagaaaattcttGTCTCCACGCTGCATAGTCATGCCAAACAGTTCTTCCTGCTTCTCATACATGAGgcctccatctcccacctctttaCTTTTGCCCTGATTGACCCCTTCCCTGGGATGCTCTCCTTCCTCTTGGTCTCTCAAAGGTGCCCGTCACCTTCCATGCCACCTTCTCTCCCATCCCCTTCATtgccccctccttctccttcctccttcccctgccttctcctcctccctccttctttctcttcctctctctttctcctcctctctcctcctcctttctctttctcttcctctctcttcatcctctttctcttcctctcccctcatcctctctctttctcctctttccttctttctcttctctctttctcctctctccttctttctcctcctctctctttctcctcctctctctttctcctcctctctctttctcctcctctctcctcatcctctctctcctctctccttctttctcttcctctcttctcctcctctctccatccttcttccctcttcctctcccctcctttgcCTCTGCCTCCCCCTTGTTCCCTTGGCAGTTGGGATTCTATCCCTCAAAGCCAGAGAGAACAAGGACATCAGGGGAGCTTGGCTTAGGGACACAGAGACCTTTGTCCTCTCACAATCTCACATTGTGAGGCTCTGGGCCTGCCCCGATGCCAGGCAAGAGGGACCGAGATGTGAAATTCCTCCTGGTGGGTGTCTGGACGGGTTGGCCAAGGcctctccatcttcttcctcccCATTGCCCCCCACAACCTACTGCGGGAAGGTGCCTGTGCTCCCAAGACTGAGTCAGGCAACATGGCCTTAGGGCTGCTCAGCCTCATGCTAGGGCCTGGGGCAGTCAAGGAATTGGTGGCCCCCCAATCTGAGTGCATTAAGGCAGAGAGGAGTCAATGCTGCTAAGTGGGAAAAGCCCTAGACTAGAGGGTCAAGGGACCTGAATTCTAATGCTGCCGGTCACTGCCTCTATGACGCTGGGCCTCCCTTtaccctctgtaaaatgaaggccaTATTCCACCACCTCTCAAGTCTCTTCTAACTCCAAGGCCTGTTTTATTCTCCTGGGGAGGACCTAGCGTTCTGTCTGGAGTTAGAGGCAGCCTTAGAAACCAATTCTGGCTCTCTCaacttacagataaggaaactgaggcccatcatGGGGAGAAAACctatgtgaagtcaggaagaaaagcATCATTTCAGCCTAGATCCTTGGGCTCCACATTCCCACGATGCTGCCCTCCCAGAGAACAGAAGTTTCTTAAGGGCAGGCCccgagttctttctctttttttcttttaaatcctcctcttctatcttagaatcaatcttgagtattggttccagggcagaagaatagtaagggctaggtaacaggggttaagtgacttgtccagagtcacacagctaggaagtatctgaggtcaaatttgaacccaggatctccaatcTCTAAggctgactctccatccactgagccacccagctgttccctaaGTTATTTCTTAATCTTTGTCTCCCTAATGCCTAACACAGACAATGCCTTGAatgcagtaggtgcttaatagccTTTTTTGAAgatataaatgaatgagtgagtaaGTGAGTGAGTGAGGACAAAGAGAGGCTGCCTCTATGCCCGTCTCTCCTGACATCCGCCACTTTTGTTCTCCAGGCAGCTGGCAGGATGGGTCCGCCAGGCCTCCCGCTGGCCATCCTGCTCGGGCTGCTGGGGGCTTCCCTGGCCTTTGAGAACAAGACGAGGTTCTGCCAACCGGCTCCGATGTGGCAAGTGGACGGAGGCAGAGCCCCCATGGAGGAAGCCCGGGGCAATGTGACAGTGGTGGCCCTCCTGAAGGCCAGCTGACACTTCTGTCTCAAGCAAGCTGCCAGGTATCGGGCATGACAGGGATGGTTTCAAGGGTGGGATGGGACAAAACGCAGCAGCTCCAGGAGCCAAGGGGCCCAGGCTGGCCCAACGGGCTCCAAGAGAGCCAGACTAATGGTCAACTGAAACTGGGTCAAAACGCTCCAGCTCATCCTTATGAGCCATTGGGCGATGGCACAAAGCtcattttgagcctcagtttccccatatcaCAGATGCTTatagttggaaaggacctcagcagGAATGAGAGCCTGCCCCCTCCCTATCCCAGAAACAAATGGGCCTTATTAGGGCAGCCTCTACTTGCAGACCTACAAGGATGGGGAGCTTACCACCTCTCAAAGTAGCCCATCCTACTCAGGGCCAGTTCTCTCTGCTAGGAAACTTTTCTAGACACCCAACTTCAGTCTGCTTCTCCCTTGGCTCCTGGTCTTGCCCTCTGAGGCTAAGCAGGACAAGGCTGGCCCCTCCTCCACAGGATGGCATCTCGAGCCCTTGAAGACGGGTATCCGCTGGGGAAGAGGGATCCTCCCTGAATCTTCTTGTTTCCAGGCCAAATGTCCCAGGTCCTTCCCTTGAGCTTCCCATGGCATGAACTCCAGGCCCTTCCCCATCTGCCTGCCCTCCTCTGGACTCTCTCCAGCTCACAGCCTTACTCTCACCTCCTCTGTCCTTCTGAATGGAGCCCCAGACATCATGAGTTTTTGCCTGCCTTAACACACTattgtttgggggcagctaggtggctctgtggatagagcaccagatctgaaataggaagtcctgggttcaaatctgatctcagatacttctcagctatgtgaccctgggtaaatcacttaacccaattgcatagcccttactgctcttggtACTCagattcagtatcaattctaaatcagaagtgaagggcttaaaaataaccctaaaccccaaatcatacactTATATGAATGAGGCTGTGGTCCACCAGGACCACCAGATTTCTTCCAGACAGGTTGCCATTCATCCCATCCTGTCTCCCACTAGCCTAGACTTAGAAAGGTGTTTTTTGAACCCAACCTTATGACACTGGTCCCACTGAATTTTATCTCCTACCACTTCATGGGAGGCCGGGGTGAAGCAAGAGCCAGTGAGAGATGGGAAAAGggtgaaggggaggaggaagctcttggggaatggcttcaagtctctcagaaaaataaatgggaggCCAGGTTCTCCACTAACCCAAGTCTGGCACTCGATCTCCCAGAAGGGAGTCGTGTGGAAAACACTTGGCAGCCAGCACTTGGGCACGGCAGGAACAGGGCCCCGGCTTTCACGAGGCCTCCTGGCAGTTCTGAGCTGAGCCGCCCTCAGTGCCTTCCCCTTCCTGGGCCAGCCCCCACGAGCGCCCTACTTTCTGGGCCTCTGTTCCTTGCCTGTTCCCAGGCCCAAGCCAACAGTGGGTTTATTCAGtgagagaggaaagggggaggaagaagagtggGCGTAGGGAACCTGACCCAGAAACGGGATCTTTCTGAAAAGTAAACCCTTCCTTCACTCAAGGGGTCAAACGGACTCCTAGCTTGAGGCCCTTCCATCCAGCTGCTTCCTCTGCCTCCTCGCAGACTTCCAAGGAGGCTCAGAAATCGTCGAGGCAAGCCACACACGCACAACCCCCCAAGATCCttttaagaggagaaaatggcGGCCTTGTCCAAGGACTCAAAGGAAAACCAAGGCAGGGCTGGGCCTTGGCTCCTTTTCTCAGCACTCTCCTGCCGGCAGAGGCTCTGAGGTCAAGGGGGAAAGGAGGCCCCCCGAGGCTCAGCTCACCcgtccctcccttttcctcctcagCATGGGCAGCTTGCAGGAGCGCCTGGCCCGGTTGGGCGCTGCCGACGTCCGTTTTATCATAGTCAATGAGAAGTCGCCTCAGTCCCTGGCCCTGCACGGGGAGCTGGAACGCCATGCCCCGCCAGGCATCCCTGTCTACGGCCAACCAGGGCCTGGCCCTGACATCTGGAGCATCCTCAGCGGGGCCAAGGATGACTTCCTTGTCTATGACAGGTGAGACCCCGCGGCGAGGGCCAGAGAGGGCGGCCAGAGATCCTGAGCGCATCGGGGGGAATCAGGCAGCCCAAGGCCATCCTGAGCCTCTTGGGGCCGGGTTGTCTGATGCCCAAACATCCCGCCACTGAGCTCTTCCTGGGGGCGCCTTTCTTCCATCTGGGCTGGCTGGATTTCCTCCTCCCCGGGGTTGCCaggcctctcctccctccctttccttgaCTTGGCGGAGCTGCCCCACATCCCGTGGATCGGCTGACTGATGCACAAGAAGGGCGCAGCCTCCTGATCCGCCGGCCCGGCCGCCGGCTTCTCCCTGTGCCCCACTATATAGGGCCGTGAGAAGGATGTAGAAAGACTCAGAGTCGGCAGCCGACCGAAGTTCTGAGGCAGCATGAATTTCCCggccttgggggtgggggtgggggcaatCGAGCCTTGAGAAGGGAGGGGGCGACTTCCCCAAGAGGTGGGCATAGTCAGGGGGCCCCAGGAGGCCCTCAGAGCCTCCTAATCCCACCCCTCCTTTTGtgaatgaggaaacaggcccagggAGACCCAGGGACTGTCTAAAGTCAAATGGCAGGAGCAGGGCCAGGGGTG
The window above is part of the Gracilinanus agilis isolate LMUSP501 chromosome 4, AgileGrace, whole genome shotgun sequence genome. Proteins encoded here:
- the LOC123245079 gene encoding selenoprotein Pb-like translates to MGPPGLPLAILLGLLGASLAFENKTRFCQPAPMWQVDGGRAPMEEARGNVTVVALLKASUHFCLKQAASMGSLQERLARLGAADVRFIIVNEKSPQSLALHGELERHAPPGIPVYGQPGPGPDIWSILSGAKDDFLVYDRCGRLTFHIRLPFSFLHFPYVESAIRFTHRHDSCGNCSFYPAQVNSTDEEKVASTQSPGLEGQGQEPLGEKPSSHRLTLWSSALRTAHPRDPVQGHSEKPSLSLPPHSLEPSRDEEATG